From a single Miscanthus floridulus cultivar M001 chromosome 8, ASM1932011v1, whole genome shotgun sequence genomic region:
- the LOC136471366 gene encoding uncharacterized protein At2g34160-like — protein MEEVTEAVNNLSISGGGAAAGAADGAEGHKKNRIQVSNTKKPLFFYVNLAKRYMQLHNEVELSALGMAIATVVTVAEILKNNGLAVEKKIMTSTVEVKDETRTRSLQKAKIEILLGKTEKFDELMAAAAEEREANEAEEQS, from the exons ATGGAGGAGGTCACCGAGGCCGTGAACAATCTCAGCATCTCGGGCGGAGGAGCAGCGGCCGGTGCCGCTGACGGGGCGGAGGGGCACAAGAAGAACCGCATCCAGGTCTCCAACACCAAGAAGCCCCTCTTCTTCTATGTCAACCTCGCCAAG AGGTACATGCAGCTGCACAACGAAGTGGAGCTGTCGGCCCTCGGCATGG CCATTGCAACGGTCGTGACAGTAGCAGAAATTCTGAAAAATAATGGCCTTGCTGTCGAGAAGA AGATCATGACATCTACTGTTGAAGTCAAAGATGAAACTAGGACCCGATCTCTTCAGAAGGCCAAG ATTGAAATATTGCTTGGCAAGACGGAGAAATTTGATGAGCTGATGGCTGCGGCTGCAGAAGAGAGGGAAGCTAATGAGGCCGAGGAACAAAGCTGA
- the LOC136471365 gene encoding adenine nucleotide transporter BT1, chloroplastic/amyloplastic/mitochondrial-like, producing the protein MAATMAVTTMVIRSKESWSLQVPTVSLPWKPRCGKNGLEFPRRAMFTSVGLNVCPGVPSGRDPREPDPKARPADNCDIARQLGTAVPGQQQQQAAGEAEDEAAKKKKKGGGGGRRKKQQLGDLRKVRVKIANPHLRRLVSGAIAGAVSRTFVAPLETIRTHLMVGSIGVDSMAGVFRWIMQNEGWTGLFRGNDVNVLRVAPSKAIEHFTYDTAKKFLTPKADEPPKIPIPTPLVTGALAGFASTLCTYPMELIKTRITIEKDAYDNVAHAFVKIVRDEGPSELYRGLAPSLIGVVPYAACNFYAYEMLKRLYRRATGRRPGADVGAVATLLIGSAAGAIASTATFPLEVARKQMQVGAVGGRQVYQNVLHAIYCILKKEGAAGLYRGLGPSCIKLMPAAGIAFMCYEACKKIIVDKEDDEEDEEDEAGAGDEDKKKAE; encoded by the exons ATGGCAGCGACAATGGCAGTGACGACGATGGTGATCAGGAGCAAGGAGAGCTGGTCCTTGCAGGTCCCGACGGTTTCTCTCCCTTGGAAGCCACGATGTGGCAAGAACGGCCTGGAGTTCCCCCGCCGGGCGATGTTCACCAGCGTCGGGCTCAACGTGTGCCCGGGCGTCCCGTCGGGGCGCGACCCGCGGGAGCCCGATCCCAAGGCTCGGCCCGCCGACAACTGCGACATCGCGCGTCAGCTTGGCACCGCTGTGcccgggcagcagcagcagcaggccgccggggaggcggaggacgaggcagccaagaagaagaagaagggcggcggtggcggccgccGCAAGAAGCAGCAGCTGGGCGATCTGAGGAAGGTGAGGGTCAAGATCGCCAACCCGCACCTGCGGCGCCTGGTTAGCGGTGCCATAGCCGGCGCCGTGTCGAGGACGTTCGTGGCGCCGCTGGAGACGAtccggacgcacctgatggtcgGCAGCATCGGCGTCGACTCCATGGCCGGGGTGTTCCGGTGGATCATGCAGAACGAGGGGTGGACCGGCCTGTTCCGTGGCAACGACGTCAACGTCCTCCGCGTCGCTCCGAGCAAGGCCATCGAG CATTTCACCTATGACACGGCAAAGAAGTTCCTAACCCCCAAGGCCGACGAGCCGCCTAAGATCCCGATCCCCACGCCGCTGGTTACCGGAGCTCTGGCCGGATTCGCCTCAACCTTGTGCACCTATCCCATGGAGCTGATCAAGACCAGGATCACCATCGAG AAGGACGCATACGACAACGTGGCACACGCGTTCGTGAAGATCGTGCGCGACGAGGGCCCGTCGGAGCTGTACCGTGGGCTGGCACCCAGCCTGATCGGCGTGGTGCCGTACGCGGCCTGCAACTTCTACGCCTACGAGATGCTGAAGCGGCTCTACCGCCGCGCCACCGGGCGGCGCCCCGGCGCAGACGTGGGCGCCGTGGCGACGCTGCTCATCGGGTCGGCGGCGGGCGCTATCGCCAGCACGGCCACGTTCCCGCTGGAGGTGGCCCGCAAGCAGATGCAGGTGGGCGCCGTGGGCGGGAGGCAGGTGTACCAGAACGTCCTCCACGCGATCTACTGCATCCTCAAGAAGGAGGGCGCCGCCGGCCTGTACCGAGGCCTCGGCCCTAGCTGCATCAAGCTCATGCCCGCCGCCGGCATCGCCTTCATGTGCTACGAGGCGTGCAAGAAGATCATCGTCGacaaggaggacgacgaggaggacgaggaggatgaAGCCGGCGCCGGAGACGAGGACAAGAAGAAGGCTGAATAA